Proteins found in one Moritella sp. Urea-trap-13 genomic segment:
- a CDS encoding thioesterase family protein, whose translation MTKIYHHPVQIYYEDTDHSGVVYHPNFLKYFERAREHVINSDLLATLWNERGLGFAVYKANMTFQDGVEFAEICDIRTSFVLDGKYKTVWRQEVWRANATKPAVIGDIEMVCLDKEKRLQPIPDDVLAAMIGA comes from the coding sequence ATGACCAAGATATACCATCATCCAGTACAAATTTATTATGAAGATACCGATCATTCAGGTGTTGTTTATCATCCTAACTTTTTAAAATACTTTGAACGTGCGCGTGAGCATGTGATTAACAGTGATTTATTGGCTACATTGTGGAATGAACGCGGTTTAGGTTTTGCGGTGTATAAAGCCAACATGACTTTTCAGGATGGCGTTGAATTTGCTGAAATTTGCGATATCCGTACTTCTTTTGTGCTCGATGGTAAATATAAAACGGTTTGGCGTCAGGAAGTATGGCGTGCGAACGCGACTAAGCCAGCCGTTATCGGCGATATTGAAATGGTGTGTTTAGACAAAGAAAAACGCTTACAGCCTATTCCAGATGACGTATTAGCCGCAATGATAGGGGCATAA
- a CDS encoding VF530 family DNA-binding protein, whose product MTQINNPLHGITLENVINSLVAKYGWDGLGYYINVRCFTEDPSVKSSLKFLRKTPWARDKVEALYIKMVTED is encoded by the coding sequence ATGACTCAAATAAATAACCCGCTTCACGGCATTACTCTCGAAAACGTAATTAACAGCCTTGTTGCTAAATATGGTTGGGACGGTCTTGGATACTACATCAATGTTCGTTGTTTTACTGAAGATCCAAGTGTTAAGTCTAGCCTTAAGTTTTTACGTAAAACCCCTTGGGCACGTGATAAAGTAGAAGCGCTATATATCAAAATGGTGACTGAAGACTAA
- a CDS encoding patatin-like phospholipase family protein gives MDSAKHKIGLVLSGGGAKGIAHLGVLKYLLEQDVRPNVIAGTSAGSMVGALYCSGLEIDEILQFFIDVKPFSWKFTRARAGFIDPAKLYPEVLKYIPEDSFEYLNPELRIVATNMLLGKEHIFKDGSVINALLASASYPLVFSPMIIDEQVYSDGGIVNHFPVSVIEDDCDKIIGVYVSPIRQVEAEELSSIKDVVLRAFTLQGSGAELEKLSQCDVQIYPEALLNYNTFATDEKSLREIYQIGYDAAKEQHDSIIELKQSITSSDVKKNVFSKWFGNKFASNGG, from the coding sequence ATGGATAGTGCTAAACATAAAATTGGCTTAGTCCTTTCTGGCGGCGGCGCGAAAGGGATTGCTCATCTTGGGGTATTGAAGTACCTATTAGAGCAAGATGTAAGACCGAATGTAATCGCCGGAACAAGTGCAGGCTCTATGGTTGGCGCACTTTATTGTTCTGGATTAGAAATTGATGAAATCTTACAATTTTTTATTGATGTTAAGCCCTTCTCTTGGAAGTTTACCCGCGCCCGTGCAGGTTTTATAGACCCGGCAAAGTTATATCCTGAAGTGTTAAAGTATATCCCTGAGGATAGTTTTGAGTACCTTAATCCCGAATTACGCATTGTTGCTACCAATATGTTGCTCGGCAAAGAGCATATATTTAAAGATGGCTCCGTTATTAATGCATTACTCGCGTCGGCAAGTTATCCTTTGGTTTTTTCGCCTATGATTATTGATGAGCAAGTGTATTCAGATGGTGGTATTGTCAATCATTTCCCTGTGAGTGTAATTGAAGACGACTGCGACAAAATAATTGGCGTTTATGTATCACCTATTCGTCAGGTTGAAGCTGAAGAACTCTCGAGTATCAAAGACGTGGTATTACGTGCATTTACGCTGCAGGGCAGTGGCGCTGAGTTAGAAAAGCTATCGCAATGTGATGTGCAGATTTACCCTGAGGCGTTATTGAATTACAACACCTTTGCAACCGATGAAAAATCATTACGTGAGATCTATCAGATTGGTTATGATGCGGCAAAAGAGCAACATGACAGTATCATTGAATTAAAACAAAGTATCACTAGTAGCGATGTCAAAAAGAACGTATTTAGCAAATGGTTTGGTAACAAATTCGCTAGCAACGGCGGCTAA
- the pykF gene encoding pyruvate kinase PykF, which yields MKKTKIVCTIGPKTESVEKLTELVNAGMNVMRLNFSHGNFAEHSVRIQNIRKVSENLNKKIAVLLDTKGPEIRTIKLENGEDVILTVGQSFTFTTDINVVGNKDSVAVTYAGFAKDLNPGAIILVDDGLIEMKVVETTDTEVKCTVLNTGALGENKGVNLPNISVGLPALSEKDKADLAFGCEQEVDFVAASFIRKADDVREIREVLFNHGGENIQIISKIENQEGVDNFDEILAESDGIMVARGDLGVEIPVEEVIMAQKMMIKKCNKAGKVVITATQMLDSMISNPRPTRAEAGDVANAVLDGTDAVMLSGETAKGKYPVEAVSIMANICERTDNSMTSDLGANIVAKSMRITEAVCKGAVETTEKLCAPLIVVATRGGKSAKSVRKYFPKANILAITTNEKTAQQLCLTKGVSSCIVEQIDSTDEFYRKGKELALATGLAKEGDIVVMVSGALVPSGTTNTASVHQL from the coding sequence ATGAAAAAGACTAAAATTGTTTGTACAATTGGTCCAAAAACTGAATCAGTAGAGAAACTTACAGAGCTTGTTAATGCAGGCATGAACGTTATGCGTTTAAACTTCTCTCATGGTAACTTTGCTGAACACTCAGTTCGTATTCAAAATATCCGTAAAGTAAGTGAAAATCTAAATAAAAAAATCGCGGTATTACTGGATACGAAAGGTCCTGAAATCCGTACGATTAAATTAGAAAATGGCGAAGATGTAATATTGACAGTCGGTCAGTCATTCACATTTACAACAGATATTAACGTTGTCGGTAATAAAGACAGTGTTGCAGTAACGTATGCTGGCTTTGCTAAAGATCTTAATCCTGGCGCAATCATTCTTGTTGATGATGGCCTGATTGAAATGAAAGTTGTGGAAACAACTGATACCGAAGTTAAGTGTACAGTACTTAATACTGGCGCACTTGGTGAAAACAAAGGTGTTAACTTACCTAACATCAGCGTAGGTCTACCTGCATTGTCTGAAAAAGATAAAGCGGATCTTGCGTTTGGTTGTGAACAAGAAGTTGATTTTGTTGCTGCGTCATTTATTCGTAAAGCGGATGATGTAAGAGAAATTCGTGAAGTATTATTTAATCACGGCGGCGAAAACATTCAGATTATTTCTAAAATTGAAAACCAAGAAGGCGTTGATAATTTCGACGAAATTCTTGCAGAATCTGACGGTATCATGGTTGCTCGTGGTGATCTAGGTGTTGAGATCCCAGTTGAAGAAGTGATCATGGCTCAGAAAATGATGATCAAAAAATGTAATAAAGCAGGTAAAGTTGTTATTACAGCAACTCAAATGCTTGATTCAATGATCAGTAACCCACGTCCAACACGTGCAGAAGCGGGCGATGTTGCCAATGCTGTACTTGATGGTACCGATGCGGTAATGCTTTCTGGCGAAACTGCTAAAGGTAAATACCCAGTTGAAGCTGTTTCTATTATGGCTAACATCTGTGAACGTACTGATAACTCAATGACTTCGGATCTAGGTGCGAACATTGTTGCTAAAAGTATGCGTATTACAGAAGCAGTATGTAAAGGTGCGGTAGAAACAACTGAAAAATTATGTGCTCCGCTAATCGTTGTTGCTACTCGTGGTGGTAAATCAGCTAAGTCAGTACGTAAGTACTTCCCGAAAGCAAATATCTTAGCGATTACAACTAACGAAAAAACAGCACAACAATTATGCCTTACTAAAGGTGTAAGCAGCTGTATCGTTGAACAGATTGATAGCACTGATGAGTTCTACCGTAAAGGTAAAGAACTTGCGCTAGCAACTGGCCTTGCTAAAGAAGGCGATATTGTGGTTATGGTTTCAGGTGCGCTTGTACCATCTGGCACAACAAACACGGCATCAGTTCACCAACTTTAA
- the lpxM gene encoding lauroyl-Kdo(2)-lipid IV(A) myristoyltransferase (LpxM is lauroyl-Kdo(2)-lipid IV(A) myristoyltransferase, an enzyme characterized in Escherichia coli and involved in biosynthesis of the form of lipid A found in that species and some closely related species.): protein MSDKYKPYDLSFKKTFLLPKFWPVWFGVFTIYLLAFMPVKPRDKFARFIASQLFNLKTMAKRKKVAKINLSMCFPEMDDAEQDRIIMVNLVTFCQTILSYAEPSARSRAYNRNRMIVHGGENLFPLLEQGKACILLVPHSFAIDFAGLHIASYGAPFCTMFNNSDNELFDWLMTRQRAMFGGTVYHRKAGLGALVKSLKSGESCYYLPDEDHGPKRSVFAPLFATQKATLPVMGKLAEKTNAVVVPVYAAYNEKLGKFETFIRPPMQNFPSESPEQDAVMMNKEIEALIECGVDQYMWTLRLLRTRPDGKKIY, encoded by the coding sequence ATGTCTGATAAATATAAACCGTACGACCTTTCTTTCAAAAAAACGTTTTTACTACCTAAGTTTTGGCCTGTGTGGTTTGGTGTTTTTACAATATACTTATTAGCTTTTATGCCAGTGAAACCACGCGATAAATTTGCCCGGTTTATTGCGAGTCAATTATTTAATCTAAAAACGATGGCCAAGCGTAAGAAGGTAGCAAAGATCAATTTGTCGATGTGCTTTCCTGAGATGGATGATGCAGAGCAAGACCGTATTATCATGGTCAACCTAGTTACTTTTTGTCAAACAATCTTAAGTTATGCAGAACCGAGTGCCCGTAGTCGTGCCTATAATCGTAATCGTATGATTGTTCATGGTGGCGAGAATTTGTTCCCATTACTTGAACAAGGTAAAGCTTGTATCTTATTAGTGCCACACAGTTTTGCGATTGATTTTGCAGGCTTACACATCGCTTCTTATGGCGCGCCATTTTGTACTATGTTTAATAATTCTGATAATGAACTGTTTGATTGGTTGATGACACGCCAACGCGCTATGTTTGGTGGCACTGTTTATCATCGTAAGGCAGGGTTAGGGGCTTTGGTTAAATCACTTAAAAGTGGTGAAAGCTGTTATTACTTACCTGATGAAGACCATGGACCGAAGCGTAGTGTGTTCGCACCTTTATTTGCTACACAAAAAGCCACATTACCTGTGATGGGAAAATTGGCGGAAAAAACAAATGCTGTGGTTGTTCCTGTATATGCCGCTTATAATGAGAAATTGGGTAAATTTGAAACCTTCATTCGCCCACCGATGCAAAATTTCCCATCTGAAAGCCCAGAACAAGACGCGGTCATGATGAATAAAGAGATTGAAGCCTTGATTGAATGTGGTGTTGATCAATATATGTGGACGCTAAGATTGTTAAGAACTCGTCCGGATGGTAAAAAAATCTATTAA
- the asnB gene encoding asparagine synthase B — MCSIFGILDIKSDIKPLREKALELSKLLRHRGPDWSGIYTNDNAILVHERLAIVDVNNGAQPLYNEEKTHVLAVNGEIYNHKDLKKTLNVDFEFQTESDCEIILALYKEKGTQFLDDLNGIFAFALYDETEDAYLIGRDHLGIIPLYTGYDEHGNFYVASEMKALVPVCTQIEEFPAGHYLWSKDGQVTPYYQRDWKEFDAVAQNGGSKEVVKKGLEQAIKRQLMCDVPYGVLLSGGLDSSVISAVTQLYAKRRIEDGGKSEAWWPQLHSFSVGLNGSPDLAAAQKVADHLGTIHHSIEFTVQDGIDALRDVIYHIETYDVTTIRASTPMYLMARKIKAMGIKMVLSGEGADELFGGYLYFHKAPNAKEFHEETVRKVSKLHMFDCLRANKSMAAWGIEARVPFLDKEFVDTAMRINPELKMITGDRIEKNIIREAFEDLLPEEIVWRQKEQFSDGVGYSWIDQLKVHVEDAVSDQMLASAAFKFPINTPDTKEGYYYRAIFEDHFPGDSAAKCVPFGKSVACSTVEALAWDASFQNNADPSGRAAGVHNEAYED; from the coding sequence ATGTGCTCAATATTCGGAATTTTAGACATCAAGTCAGACATTAAACCTCTTCGTGAAAAAGCATTAGAGCTATCAAAACTGTTACGTCACCGTGGCCCAGATTGGTCAGGTATCTATACTAATGATAATGCTATTTTAGTTCATGAACGCCTTGCAATTGTTGATGTTAATAATGGTGCACAACCGTTATACAATGAAGAAAAGACGCACGTACTTGCTGTTAATGGTGAAATTTATAACCATAAAGATTTAAAGAAAACATTAAATGTAGATTTTGAATTTCAAACAGAATCGGATTGTGAAATTATCCTTGCGCTATATAAAGAAAAAGGTACGCAGTTCTTGGACGACCTAAATGGTATTTTTGCTTTCGCATTATATGACGAAACTGAGGATGCTTACCTGATTGGTCGCGATCATCTCGGTATTATTCCACTATATACTGGCTATGACGAACACGGTAACTTCTACGTTGCATCAGAAATGAAAGCATTAGTACCTGTTTGTACGCAAATTGAAGAATTCCCTGCAGGCCATTACCTGTGGAGTAAAGATGGTCAAGTAACACCTTATTACCAACGTGATTGGAAAGAGTTTGATGCTGTTGCACAAAACGGCGGTAGCAAAGAGGTAGTTAAAAAAGGCTTAGAACAAGCAATTAAACGTCAGCTAATGTGTGATGTTCCTTATGGCGTATTATTATCTGGTGGTTTAGATTCATCTGTTATTTCAGCTGTAACTCAACTGTATGCAAAACGTCGTATTGAAGATGGTGGTAAATCTGAAGCTTGGTGGCCACAACTACACTCTTTCTCGGTAGGCTTGAACGGCTCTCCAGATTTAGCGGCTGCACAAAAAGTAGCAGACCATTTGGGTACTATCCATCACTCGATTGAGTTTACAGTACAAGACGGTATCGATGCATTACGTGATGTTATTTACCATATTGAAACATATGATGTAACGACTATTCGTGCGTCAACACCTATGTATTTGATGGCGCGTAAAATTAAAGCCATGGGCATCAAAATGGTACTTTCTGGTGAAGGTGCCGATGAGTTGTTTGGTGGTTACTTGTACTTCCATAAAGCACCTAATGCGAAAGAGTTCCATGAAGAAACTGTTCGTAAAGTATCTAAACTGCATATGTTTGACTGCCTACGCGCAAACAAATCTATGGCGGCTTGGGGTATCGAAGCACGTGTACCTTTCCTAGACAAAGAGTTTGTCGATACTGCAATGCGTATAAACCCTGAATTGAAGATGATCACGGGCGATCGCATCGAGAAAAACATCATTCGTGAAGCGTTTGAAGACTTATTACCAGAAGAGATTGTATGGCGTCAAAAAGAGCAGTTCTCTGATGGTGTTGGTTACTCTTGGATTGACCAGCTTAAAGTGCACGTTGAAGACGCGGTATCAGATCAAATGCTAGCAAGTGCGGCATTCAAGTTCCCGATCAATACACCAGATACCAAAGAAGGTTATTACTACCGTGCAATCTTTGAAGATCACTTCCCTGGTGACTCAGCAGCTAAATGTGTACCGTTTGGTAAGTCTGTAGCCTGTTCAACTGTAGAAGCATTAGCATGGGATGCAAGCTTCCAAAACAATGCCGATCCATCAGGTCGTGCAGCGGGTGTACATAACGAAGCATACGAAGATTAA
- a CDS encoding acetyl-CoA C-acetyltransferase yields MTGQTIRRVAIIGGNRIPFARSNTAYSKLSNQDMLTECIRGLVVKYDLRGEQLGEVVAGAVIKHSRDFNLTREAVLSAGLAPETPCYDIQQACGTGLAAAIQVANKIALGQIETGIAGGSDTTSDAPIAVSEGMRSVLLELNRAKTGKQRLKAISRLRPKHFVPLTPANKEPRTKMAMGDHCQVTAKEWNISREAQDALACASHQKLAAAYEEGFFDTLVSPMAGLTKDNVLRADTTVEKLAKLKPCFDKVNGTMTAGNSTNLTDGASAVLLASEEWAAAHNLPVQAYLTFGETAAVDFVDKKEGLLMAPAYAVPKMLKRAGLTLQDFDFYEIHEAFAAQVLATLAAWEDEKFCKEKLGLDAPLGSIDMTKLNVKGSSLATGHPFAATGGRVIATLAQLLDQKGSGRGLISICAAGGQGITAILEK; encoded by the coding sequence ATGACAGGTCAAACAATAAGAAGAGTAGCAATTATCGGCGGTAACCGTATCCCGTTTGCACGTTCAAATACAGCCTATTCGAAACTAAGTAACCAAGACATGTTGACGGAATGTATTCGTGGTTTAGTGGTTAAATATGACCTCCGCGGTGAACAGCTTGGTGAAGTTGTTGCAGGTGCAGTAATTAAACACTCTCGTGATTTTAACTTAACACGTGAAGCAGTACTAAGTGCAGGTCTCGCACCTGAAACGCCTTGTTACGATATTCAACAAGCATGCGGTACCGGTCTCGCTGCAGCGATTCAAGTGGCGAACAAAATTGCCCTTGGTCAAATTGAAACGGGTATTGCTGGTGGTTCTGATACCACATCTGATGCTCCAATTGCGGTAAGTGAAGGCATGCGTAGCGTATTACTTGAGCTTAATCGTGCTAAAACAGGTAAGCAACGTTTGAAAGCGATTTCTCGCCTACGTCCTAAGCATTTCGTTCCGTTAACACCTGCAAACAAAGAACCACGAACTAAAATGGCAATGGGCGATCACTGCCAAGTAACAGCGAAAGAGTGGAATATCTCACGTGAAGCACAAGATGCATTGGCCTGTGCAAGTCATCAAAAATTAGCCGCAGCATATGAAGAAGGTTTCTTTGATACGCTAGTTTCACCTATGGCTGGTCTAACGAAAGATAATGTATTACGTGCAGACACAACTGTTGAGAAACTGGCTAAATTAAAGCCTTGTTTTGATAAAGTTAACGGCACGATGACGGCGGGTAACAGTACCAATCTTACTGATGGCGCATCTGCTGTATTACTGGCAAGTGAAGAGTGGGCCGCGGCACATAATTTACCAGTGCAAGCTTATTTAACATTTGGTGAAACAGCAGCTGTTGACTTCGTTGATAAAAAAGAAGGTCTGTTAATGGCGCCAGCATACGCAGTGCCGAAAATGCTTAAGCGTGCAGGTCTTACTCTACAAGATTTCGACTTCTATGAAATTCATGAAGCGTTCGCAGCACAAGTTTTAGCAACGTTAGCGGCTTGGGAAGACGAAAAATTCTGTAAAGAAAAACTAGGGCTTGATGCGCCGCTTGGTTCAATTGATATGACGAAGTTGAATGTGAAGGGCAGTAGTTTAGCGACTGGTCACCCATTTGCAGCTACTGGCGGTCGTGTGATCGCTACGTTAGCACAACTGCTTGACCAGAAAGGTTCAGGTCGTGGTTTAATCTCTATTTGTGCAGCTGGTGGTCAAGGTATCACGGCAATTCTAGAAAAGTAA
- a CDS encoding 3-oxoacyl-ACP reductase: MTDTYAKLANGKWTSGLFKALNLPQPVTLTRYAQGTDLISGNLLIGAASNSKLIKPILDTFKDAEVTISYPNSTSQLADLNTEFNQTSLIATPISLNAIAKSDRFNGIIFDASGIKTSKQLSALHRFFQPVIKQLSSCSRVIVLGHPSEHLDDVSYATVQRSLEGFCRSVAKEIGKNGSTCQLIYVQPGCEALLQAPLRFLTSAKSAYISAQVIHVKPGVIQGSINLAKPLQGKTALVTGASRGIGAAIAETLARDGAHVICLDIPALKQDLEKIAHRLGGSSIVIDITADDAPIKIAEFVHETSLDIIVHNAGVTKDKTLARMTNNHWDVLMDINLSAMERINQQLLNENLLNEYGRIICVSSMSGIAGNFGQTNYATSKAAVIGYVDAMQKPLAEKHITINAVAPGFIETKMTAAIPFTVREAGRRMNSLKQGGKPIDVAEAIAFFAQPQAAGVTGNTIRICGQSLLGA, encoded by the coding sequence ATGACGGATACATACGCAAAGCTAGCCAATGGCAAGTGGACATCAGGTTTATTTAAAGCGCTTAATCTCCCACAACCGGTCACGTTGACACGCTACGCTCAGGGAACCGACCTCATCTCAGGCAACTTACTCATCGGCGCTGCCAGCAACAGCAAGTTAATTAAGCCCATTCTTGATACATTTAAAGATGCTGAAGTCACTATTTCTTATCCGAATAGCACATCACAGCTTGCTGACCTTAACACTGAGTTTAACCAAACCTCTCTAATCGCGACGCCAATCAGCCTTAATGCAATCGCTAAATCAGATCGATTTAACGGTATTATATTCGACGCGTCAGGAATTAAGACCAGTAAGCAATTGAGTGCTTTACACCGTTTTTTTCAACCTGTGATTAAACAACTCTCGTCATGTAGCAGAGTGATAGTGTTAGGTCACCCTAGTGAACATCTTGACGATGTAAGCTACGCGACTGTACAACGATCTTTAGAAGGGTTTTGTCGCAGTGTCGCCAAGGAAATAGGCAAGAATGGCAGTACTTGCCAACTCATCTACGTACAACCCGGGTGTGAAGCCTTGTTGCAAGCCCCGCTGCGCTTCTTAACATCGGCAAAATCGGCCTATATATCAGCACAAGTTATTCATGTAAAACCAGGCGTGATCCAGGGCTCAATCAACCTCGCCAAACCATTGCAAGGAAAGACAGCACTTGTCACTGGTGCATCCCGTGGCATTGGCGCTGCGATAGCCGAAACCCTGGCTCGTGATGGCGCACATGTTATATGCTTAGATATTCCAGCATTAAAACAGGACCTTGAAAAGATAGCACATCGCTTAGGTGGTAGTTCCATCGTGATAGATATTACCGCTGATGATGCACCAATCAAAATTGCTGAATTTGTGCATGAAACATCACTCGATATTATTGTCCATAATGCCGGGGTAACAAAAGATAAAACGCTCGCTCGCATGACCAACAATCATTGGGATGTATTGATGGATATTAATTTGTCGGCAATGGAAAGAATTAATCAGCAACTATTAAATGAGAATCTATTAAACGAATATGGGCGCATTATTTGTGTGTCTTCGATGAGTGGGATTGCAGGTAACTTTGGTCAGACTAATTATGCTACTTCTAAAGCTGCAGTTATTGGTTATGTCGATGCAATGCAGAAACCACTAGCTGAAAAACATATAACCATCAATGCGGTCGCCCCTGGTTTTATCGAAACGAAGATGACCGCTGCCATTCCCTTTACCGTTCGTGAAGCTGGTCGTCGCATGAATTCATTAAAACAGGGTGGTAAGCCAATTGATGTAGCCGAAGCCATTGCTTTTTTTGCGCAACCACAAGCTGCAGGAGTCACGGGTAATACCATTCGAATTTGTGGTCAATCATTACTTGGCGCTTAG
- a CDS encoding AraC family transcriptional regulator: MNKDFSGINMQDAGMLLRIAYEAMKELDIDVSEVLSRCHISEDVLNDKDLRTPNDAQTHFWQVLEDVTKDPDIGISLGKHMPVFTGQVLQYLFLSSPTFGTGWERATKYFRLISDAASVSIHIEGDIARLSVNLDGVTEAANRHLNDSLVIGAFKFCQYVTEGEFKAIKIAFAHPSPKDITAYTTVFTCPIDFSAADNYIYFDADLLARPSSHAEPELFALHDQLASRKIAKLELQDLVYKVRTVIAQQLESGIVTLESIATELDMKPRMLRAKLADIDYNFNQILADFRCELSKKLLANTNETIDQIVYLTGFSEPSTFYRAFKRWMQMTPIEYRRSKRR, translated from the coding sequence TTGAATAAAGATTTCAGTGGAATAAATATGCAAGATGCGGGTATGTTGTTACGCATTGCTTATGAGGCAATGAAAGAGTTAGATATTGATGTGTCTGAAGTGCTCTCTCGTTGTCACATCAGCGAAGATGTATTGAATGATAAAGATTTGCGCACCCCTAATGATGCGCAGACGCATTTCTGGCAGGTCCTTGAAGATGTAACAAAAGATCCTGATATTGGTATTTCACTTGGTAAGCACATGCCTGTATTTACAGGTCAGGTTTTACAGTATCTGTTTTTGAGTAGTCCAACATTTGGTACTGGCTGGGAACGAGCAACAAAATACTTTAGGTTGATTAGTGATGCGGCAAGTGTCTCTATTCATATTGAAGGTGATATTGCGAGGTTGTCGGTGAATTTAGACGGTGTAACTGAAGCTGCTAATCGTCATTTGAATGACAGCTTGGTGATCGGCGCATTTAAGTTTTGTCAGTATGTGACTGAAGGCGAATTTAAGGCAATTAAAATAGCATTTGCTCATCCTAGTCCGAAAGATATAACTGCTTATACGACGGTATTTACCTGTCCGATTGATTTCTCAGCCGCTGATAATTACATTTATTTCGATGCTGATTTACTTGCGCGCCCTTCTTCACATGCAGAACCTGAATTATTCGCCTTACATGATCAACTTGCTAGTCGTAAAATAGCTAAGTTAGAGCTGCAAGATTTAGTTTATAAAGTGCGAACCGTTATTGCACAGCAACTTGAATCAGGTATCGTGACATTAGAAAGTATTGCCACAGAACTGGATATGAAGCCACGAATGTTAAGAGCAAAATTAGCTGATATTGATTATAATTTTAATCAAATTTTAGCTGATTTCCGTTGTGAATTGTCAAAAAAACTATTGGCGAATACCAATGAAACAATCGATCAGATCGTCTATCTCACTGGCTTTTCAGAGCCAAGTACTTTTTATCGTGCGTTTAAACGCTGGATGCAGATGACTCCTATCGAATACCGTCGTAGCAAGCGTCGCTAA
- a CDS encoding copper homeostasis protein CutC, with protein sequence MTITIEVCVDNIESLLTAQQAGADRIELCSALPLGGLTANAGFVQKALDLATVPLYAIIRPRAGDFIYSEQEIDIMVSDIKFMTLLGIQGVVIGALTPEGDIDKAALKRLMTASRDIGVTFHRAFDLCNDPQTALEILIDAGCERVLTSGQQATAEQGCDLITALVAQAGDRISIMPGAGVNPENAKKIIKLTRVSELHLSGKTTRKSTMKPNATVQMGTEAEADSLIAITCKKTISDLVNLVNG encoded by the coding sequence ATGACGATTACGATAGAGGTATGTGTCGATAATATAGAGTCGCTGCTTACCGCTCAACAAGCTGGTGCAGACCGTATTGAGTTGTGTTCAGCATTGCCGTTAGGCGGGTTAACGGCCAACGCAGGCTTTGTGCAAAAAGCGCTTGATCTAGCCACTGTTCCCCTTTATGCCATTATTCGCCCTCGCGCAGGTGACTTTATCTATAGCGAGCAAGAAATAGACATCATGGTTTCTGATATTAAATTCATGACATTACTCGGCATCCAAGGTGTGGTTATCGGTGCATTAACACCTGAAGGTGATATCGATAAAGCCGCATTAAAACGACTCATGACTGCATCGCGTGATATTGGCGTTACTTTCCATCGCGCATTTGATCTATGTAATGATCCTCAGACAGCACTCGAGATCTTGATAGACGCAGGTTGCGAACGTGTATTAACCTCAGGACAACAGGCCACTGCAGAACAAGGTTGCGATTTAATTACAGCATTAGTGGCCCAAGCTGGTGATCGAATTAGTATTATGCCCGGTGCAGGCGTAAATCCCGAAAATGCAAAGAAAATAATTAAACTTACTCGGGTTAGTGAATTGCACCTTTCTGGTAAAACCACCAGAAAAAGCACAATGAAACCCAATGCAACAGTGCAAATGGGCACTGAAGCTGAAGCCGATAGTTTAATAGCAATCACTTGCAAAAAAACGATTTCAGACTTGGTTAACTTGGTGAATGGTTAA
- a CDS encoding NGG1p interacting factor NIF3, whose amino-acid sequence MFVIIFYVPQVNTERVKQALFKAGAGTIGDYDSCAWQCLGTGQFKPLQGSQPYIGRLDEITLVDEFRVEMVCPADNLRVAINALIAAHPYEEPAYHILQTFNLDALP is encoded by the coding sequence ATGTTCGTGATTATTTTTTATGTGCCGCAAGTAAATACGGAAAGGGTTAAACAAGCGCTATTTAAAGCGGGAGCGGGGACTATTGGCGATTATGACAGCTGTGCATGGCAATGTTTAGGCACGGGTCAGTTTAAACCTTTACAGGGTAGCCAACCGTATATCGGCAGGTTAGATGAAATTACGCTAGTCGACGAGTTTAGAGTTGAAATGGTCTGTCCTGCAGATAACCTAAGGGTTGCAATTAATGCGCTAATAGCTGCTCACCCTTACGAAGAACCGGCTTATCATATCCTGCAAACATTTAATCTTGATGCTTTACCTTAG